Proteins found in one Pontibacter sp. SGAir0037 genomic segment:
- a CDS encoding Rne/Rng family ribonuclease has protein sequence MSNELIINSTQDGERIALLQDKRLVEFHYESKDTNYIVGDIFLGTVKKVMPGLNAAFIDIGYQKDAFLHYHDLGANVKTLSKFLKVAQTQKNASPKLNQLKFEPEIDKLGKIADVLKKGQQLLVQIVKEPISTKGPRLSCEISLAGRYLVLVPFSNTVSVSKKIVSKEERTRLKRLITSIKPENFGVIIRTVAEGRDVAELDRDLRNMLSNWEEGFKALKSAKPSDKIIGELGRSSSILRDLLNESFDNIVVDNDQLYDEIKTYIGSIAPDKLKILKHYTGKTKTFEHFHIEKQLKAAFGKTVTIPGGGYLVIEHTEALHVIDVNSGNKSNTETDQEATAVHVNMMAAREVARQLRLRDIGGIIVVDFIDMKSPENRQKIYEVVKEELKRDRSKSTVLPVSKFGLMQITRQRVRPEQNIVTGEVCPTCNGTGKITASILVTDEIDAAVDDLLTSHNHKSLSLYVHPFVYSYYTKGLVSRQLKWFFKYFKWVTLVQDTSLGLTDFKVMDDRGEEIELRATSAAVVEITTEDE, from the coding sequence TTGAGTAATGAATTAATCATCAATTCTACTCAAGATGGAGAGCGCATTGCGCTTTTGCAGGACAAAAGACTGGTAGAATTCCACTACGAAAGTAAAGATACTAATTACATAGTAGGGGATATTTTTCTAGGTACTGTAAAAAAAGTAATGCCAGGCCTTAATGCTGCTTTTATAGACATTGGTTACCAGAAAGATGCTTTTTTGCATTATCATGATCTGGGTGCCAATGTTAAAACGCTGAGTAAGTTTTTAAAAGTAGCACAGACACAGAAGAACGCTTCTCCTAAACTCAACCAGTTAAAATTTGAGCCTGAAATAGATAAGCTCGGAAAAATAGCTGATGTTCTTAAAAAAGGGCAGCAGCTGTTAGTCCAGATTGTAAAAGAACCTATTTCTACAAAAGGCCCCCGTTTGTCCTGCGAAATTTCGCTTGCCGGGCGATACCTGGTGCTCGTGCCGTTTTCGAATACGGTAAGTGTATCCAAAAAAATCGTCAGCAAAGAAGAGCGCACACGCCTCAAGCGTTTGATTACATCTATCAAACCTGAAAATTTTGGCGTTATTATCAGAACGGTGGCCGAAGGGCGTGATGTGGCAGAGCTCGACCGGGACCTGCGTAACATGCTCAGTAACTGGGAAGAGGGTTTTAAAGCGCTTAAGTCGGCGAAACCTTCCGATAAAATCATCGGGGAGCTAGGCCGTTCTTCTTCCATTTTGAGGGATTTGCTAAACGAAAGTTTTGATAACATAGTAGTCGACAACGATCAGCTCTATGACGAGATCAAAACATACATCGGCAGTATTGCTCCAGACAAATTAAAGATCCTGAAGCATTATACCGGCAAAACCAAAACCTTTGAACACTTCCACATTGAGAAGCAGCTAAAGGCAGCCTTCGGCAAAACAGTGACCATACCAGGTGGCGGTTACCTGGTAATAGAGCACACCGAAGCACTGCATGTGATCGATGTGAATAGTGGGAATAAATCTAATACCGAAACCGATCAGGAGGCTACCGCAGTTCATGTTAACATGATGGCGGCACGCGAAGTAGCCAGGCAGCTGCGACTCCGGGATATAGGTGGTATCATTGTGGTGGATTTCATTGACATGAAATCACCTGAAAACCGACAGAAAATTTATGAGGTTGTAAAAGAAGAACTGAAAAGAGACCGATCTAAATCAACTGTTCTTCCAGTCTCAAAATTCGGCCTGATGCAGATTACACGTCAGCGTGTAAGGCCAGAACAAAATATTGTAACCGGTGAAGTTTGCCCTACATGCAATGGCACTGGTAAAATAACCGCCAGTATTCTGGTGACAGACGAAATTGATGCAGCGGTAGACGACCTGCTGACGAGTCATAACCATAAGAGCCTGTCCTTGTATGTGCATCCGTTTGTGTATTCTTACTACACCAAGGGGCTTGTGTCGAGGCAGCTGAAATGGTTCTTTAAATATTTTAAGTGGGTAACACTTGTACAGGATACTTCGCTGGGCCTTACAGATTTTAAAGTAATGGACGATCGGGGCGAAGAAATTGAATTACGTGCCACATCTGCTGCCGTAGTCGAGATTACAACAGAAGATGAGTAA
- the gldD gene encoding gliding motility lipoprotein GldD: MLLLKKNTFIKLTAKPKLFLLAALAVALTACSAEYTPKPKGYNRIDLPEPAYRQLEASHPYTFEYSKYAKIRPDSSSIAQPHWINILYTSLGANVQLTYKELNNNPKMLNDLIEDARKLTGKHQIKAYSIEETEVRTPQGDVASVFELEGEVPSQFQFYVTDSTKHFFRGALYFKTATQNDSLAPVIEYVKKDIVHLLNTLQFREKR, translated from the coding sequence ATGTTGCTACTAAAAAAGAACACTTTTATAAAGTTAACAGCTAAACCAAAGCTGTTTCTACTGGCTGCCCTGGCTGTTGCCCTTACTGCCTGTTCTGCTGAATATACTCCTAAACCTAAAGGCTACAACCGTATTGATTTACCGGAACCGGCTTACCGGCAGTTGGAGGCCTCGCACCCTTATACTTTCGAGTATTCGAAGTATGCCAAAATTCGCCCTGATTCTTCCAGCATTGCACAGCCTCACTGGATAAATATTCTTTATACCAGTTTAGGAGCTAATGTGCAGCTAACGTATAAGGAGCTCAACAACAACCCGAAAATGTTGAACGACTTAATAGAGGATGCCCGTAAGCTCACAGGGAAGCACCAGATAAAGGCATACTCCATAGAGGAAACAGAAGTGAGAACGCCTCAGGGAGATGTTGCTTCTGTGTTTGAATTAGAGGGTGAGGTGCCAAGCCAGTTTCAGTTTTATGTAACAGACTCTACAAAACATTTCTTCAGAGGCGCATTGTACTTTAAAACAGCTACACAAAACGATTCGCTGGCTCCTGTTATTGAGTATGTGAAGAAAGACATTGTGCACCTGCTGAATACACTGCAGTTTAGGGAGAAAAGGTAA
- the gldE gene encoding gliding motility-associated protein GldE, translating into MDSLDTGDPLSYSLLQLLQDTTALLRFDYIAAMLACFLLLLLSALTSGAEAAFFSIRDKELEKYKASKVPAEQTIYNLLHKPRRLLSTFLIVNNAIHVSIITLFAYIAWQVLGTTNIPVLTLLASMLLITFCIVFFGEVLPKVYAQKHTTLIMERTAPAVNIMQQLVAPLAWLLVSISNFFEKRYMVNSYHHTLEELHHSLDVALTNEDTSPEERKILRGVVNFGAITVKQIMRPRPDIIAFNMRYTLPELLPKIVKWGYSRVPVYSDSTDQIEGILYIKDLLPHLDKGANFEWQKLVQPPFFVPETKLISDLFKDFKAKHVHMAIVLNEQGATTGLLTLEDVVEEIVGEINDEYDDDEIIYSQLDENTFIFDGKISLHDFCKIAEVPFNAFDEVKGTNETIAGLMLELFSRIPRVGETIDYQRFHFTVESADKKRVKRVKINVATKKEHFYKVNS; encoded by the coding sequence TTGGACAGTTTAGACACAGGAGACCCCCTGAGTTACAGTTTACTTCAACTTTTACAGGACACAACTGCCCTACTCAGGTTCGACTATATAGCGGCCATGCTGGCCTGCTTTCTATTACTGCTGCTTTCTGCTCTGACATCCGGAGCAGAAGCAGCTTTTTTTTCTATCAGAGATAAAGAACTGGAAAAATATAAGGCCAGCAAGGTTCCTGCCGAGCAGACGATCTATAACCTGCTACATAAACCCCGCCGGTTACTGAGCACCTTCCTTATCGTTAATAATGCCATACATGTAAGTATTATTACTTTGTTTGCCTACATTGCCTGGCAAGTGCTGGGAACTACCAATATACCGGTTCTTACGCTACTGGCTTCTATGCTGCTGATTACCTTCTGCATTGTTTTCTTTGGAGAGGTTTTACCAAAAGTATATGCTCAGAAGCACACCACGCTTATTATGGAACGTACTGCTCCTGCAGTAAATATTATGCAACAACTGGTAGCGCCGCTAGCCTGGCTGCTGGTTTCGATCAGTAACTTCTTTGAGAAGCGCTATATGGTAAATTCATACCATCACACGTTGGAGGAACTGCATCACAGCCTGGATGTAGCCTTAACAAACGAAGACACTTCGCCGGAAGAGCGTAAAATTCTGCGCGGTGTCGTAAATTTCGGGGCCATTACTGTAAAGCAGATTATGCGTCCGCGCCCCGACATCATAGCATTTAATATGCGCTATACGCTGCCCGAGCTTTTACCGAAGATTGTAAAATGGGGCTATTCCCGCGTACCGGTTTATTCCGATAGCACCGATCAGATAGAAGGCATCTTATATATAAAAGACCTATTGCCTCACCTGGATAAGGGAGCGAACTTTGAATGGCAGAAACTGGTACAGCCGCCGTTTTTTGTTCCTGAAACGAAGCTGATCTCTGACCTGTTTAAAGACTTTAAGGCGAAGCACGTTCATATGGCGATTGTACTAAACGAACAGGGTGCCACCACAGGTTTGCTTACGCTCGAAGATGTAGTAGAAGAGATTGTAGGAGAGATTAACGACGAGTACGACGATGATGAAATCATATATTCTCAACTAGACGAAAATACATTTATCTTTGACGGCAAGATATCGTTGCACGACTTTTGCAAGATAGCCGAAGTGCCTTTTAATGCATTCGACGAGGTAAAAGGTACAAATGAAACCATTGCAGGCTTAATGCTGGAGCTCTTTTCCCGCATACCCCGCGTCGGGGAGACAATAGATTACCAACGCTTTCACTTTACAGTAGAGTCGGCAGACAAGAAGCGTGTTAAACGAGTTAAAATTAATGTTGCTACTAAAAAAGAACACTTTTATAAAGTTAACAGCTAA
- a CDS encoding porin family protein: MKKVTFLLLFLCLGFSAMAQVEIGLQVSPTIAGNRFIADNKYNFKETNNNLHIGVGVVVDYFFAHNYAFSSGLLFRSKGGEYSYRFTQSDGSVISASEDVDLQYLEIPVSLKLFTNEVAPDVNLYFQVGGSLNTMISATINDQKVIAGTKATKRINTFEADALLGAGAELALGQSTKLMAGLSYHHGLSNIDNYYRKQFSDKNIAIKNNYVSIDFGIKF, translated from the coding sequence ATGAAAAAAGTAACGTTCCTATTACTCTTTCTGTGCCTTGGTTTCAGCGCTATGGCTCAGGTAGAGATTGGCTTACAAGTATCGCCTACTATTGCCGGAAATCGTTTTATTGCTGATAACAAGTATAACTTTAAAGAGACGAATAATAACCTCCATATAGGTGTTGGTGTTGTTGTAGATTACTTTTTCGCCCATAATTATGCTTTTTCATCAGGCCTGCTCTTCCGCAGCAAAGGTGGAGAATATAGCTATAGGTTCACACAATCTGATGGGAGTGTTATTTCTGCCTCCGAAGACGTTGATCTTCAATACCTCGAAATACCTGTTTCGCTGAAGCTGTTCACCAATGAGGTTGCTCCGGATGTTAACTTATACTTTCAGGTTGGAGGTTCTTTAAACACCATGATCAGTGCCACTATAAACGACCAAAAAGTAATAGCCGGCACAAAAGCGACGAAGCGAATAAATACATTCGAAGCAGACGCTTTGCTGGGAGCCGGCGCAGAACTGGCGCTAGGGCAGAGTACCAAACTCATGGCTGGTCTTTCCTATCATCACGGACTCAGCAACATAGACAACTACTACCGTAAACAGTTTTCCGACAAAAACATTGCCATCAAGAATAACTATGTGTCTATCGACTTTGGTATAAAGTTCTAA
- a CDS encoding tetratricopeptide repeat protein — protein sequence MKKNQIILIVVAIAVAAAIFFLPKVVVNEKDKDNFAQNENAASVPEGHSEDDGHNHGGAEAGQADVHMAASPEQVMELTTARAKYNKAADSETRTRLASELAAAYAIVNKHDSAGYYYEIAANARPGEKSYKKAGDAYFEAFSFATTQERANELGAKARGMYEQVLKNNPTDLDAKTNVAMTYIATTNPMQGITLLREVISADPNNQKALFNLGILSVQSRQFDKAEERFRKLIAVNPEHVEGTFYLGVSLAETGKDEEAKAVLNKVKTMSSDPALLTSVDEYLAQLN from the coding sequence ATGAAAAAGAATCAGATTATCTTAATAGTTGTGGCTATTGCTGTAGCAGCTGCTATCTTCTTCTTGCCTAAGGTAGTTGTAAATGAGAAAGACAAAGACAATTTCGCTCAGAATGAAAATGCTGCGTCTGTGCCGGAGGGCCATTCTGAAGACGACGGGCATAACCATGGAGGTGCTGAGGCCGGACAGGCTGATGTGCATATGGCTGCCTCCCCTGAGCAGGTAATGGAACTGACAACAGCACGTGCCAAGTATAACAAAGCAGCCGATAGCGAAACACGCACAAGGCTTGCCTCAGAACTGGCAGCAGCTTATGCTATAGTAAACAAGCACGACAGTGCTGGTTACTATTACGAAATTGCAGCTAATGCCCGCCCTGGTGAGAAGAGCTACAAGAAGGCAGGTGACGCATATTTTGAAGCTTTTTCGTTTGCAACAACTCAGGAAAGAGCAAACGAATTAGGAGCAAAAGCTCGTGGTATGTATGAGCAGGTGCTGAAGAACAATCCTACTGACCTGGATGCCAAAACCAATGTTGCCATGACTTACATTGCAACAACAAACCCGATGCAGGGTATTACGCTCCTGCGGGAAGTGATTTCGGCTGATCCTAATAATCAGAAGGCTTTGTTTAACCTGGGAATACTTTCTGTACAGTCCAGGCAGTTCGATAAGGCAGAGGAACGTTTTCGCAAGCTGATTGCTGTTAACCCGGAGCACGTGGAGGGAACTTTTTACTTAGGCGTTTCATTAGCGGAAACAGGCAAGGATGAGGAAGCAAAAGCTGTTCTTAATAAAGTGAAGACAATGAGTTCTGATCCTGCTCTTTTAACGTCGGTGGATGAGTATCTGGCACAACTAAACTAG
- the mutY gene encoding A/G-specific adenine glycosylase has protein sequence METHFFADTLINWYQRHKRALPWRDTRNPYYIWLSEVILQQTRVAQGLPYYQKFVAAYPVIQDMAAAPEDEILRLWQGLGYYSRARNMHHTAQQIVEQYGGTFPDNYQELLKLKGVGSYTAAAIASFAFKEKVAVLDGNVFRVLARTHGLSDDIAAPASRKIFQELADSLIPADEPDTFNQAIMEFGAIQCTPVMPDCLFCPLQQSCFAFTHGLVQELPVKSKAKAARPRFFHYFVLAYNGTYYMRKRAAGDIWQGLYDFYLYESNSKNLDADQALQELKEAGLEIDETQVILPLKDYKHVLSHQKITARFYTIKLKSRLKEQIAQEARVAPYTAEELEALPKPVLISSYLKDAKILVNL, from the coding sequence ATGGAAACACATTTTTTTGCCGATACGCTTATTAACTGGTATCAGCGGCATAAAAGAGCTTTACCCTGGCGCGACACACGCAACCCCTACTATATATGGCTATCGGAAGTAATTCTGCAGCAGACGCGGGTGGCGCAGGGCTTGCCCTACTACCAGAAGTTTGTAGCGGCTTACCCTGTCATACAAGACATGGCTGCCGCCCCGGAAGATGAGATACTGCGCCTCTGGCAAGGCTTAGGCTACTATTCCCGGGCCCGCAACATGCATCACACAGCGCAGCAGATAGTGGAGCAATACGGTGGCACATTTCCGGATAATTACCAGGAACTTCTCAAACTTAAAGGAGTGGGAAGCTATACTGCAGCGGCCATTGCTTCTTTTGCGTTTAAAGAAAAGGTAGCTGTGCTCGATGGCAATGTGTTCAGGGTCCTGGCTCGCACCCATGGCTTATCAGACGATATTGCTGCACCCGCCTCCCGAAAAATATTTCAGGAATTGGCCGATTCGCTTATTCCGGCCGACGAACCGGATACTTTTAACCAGGCTATTATGGAGTTTGGTGCTATTCAGTGTACTCCTGTTATGCCTGATTGCCTGTTCTGCCCCTTGCAGCAGAGTTGTTTTGCTTTTACACATGGCCTGGTGCAGGAGCTGCCTGTAAAATCGAAAGCCAAAGCGGCACGGCCTCGTTTTTTCCACTATTTTGTACTTGCCTACAACGGCACGTATTACATGCGCAAACGCGCTGCTGGTGACATCTGGCAGGGGCTCTACGACTTTTACCTGTATGAGAGCAACAGTAAAAACCTGGATGCTGACCAGGCGCTACAGGAGTTGAAAGAAGCAGGGCTGGAGATAGATGAGACACAGGTTATACTGCCGCTTAAAGATTATAAGCATGTGCTGAGCCACCAAAAAATCACCGCCAGGTTTTATACCATCAAACTTAAATCCCGTTTAAAAGAGCAAATAGCACAGGAAGCGCGGGTAGCCCCTTATACAGCAGAAGAACTGGAGGCACTCCCAAAGCCAGTATTGATCAGCAGCTATTTGAAAGATGCTAAGATTTTAGTAAATTTATAG
- the recG gene encoding ATP-dependent DNA helicase RecG: MSNFFHTKIEFLKGVGPMRAELLQKELQIFTYGDLIQHYPFRYLDRTQFYTIRELDESMPYVQVRGRVRGKELLGEGRKQRLAATLVDEHGDEMELVWFKGVKWMQKTLKNHTDYIVFGKPTSFNGKFNMAHPELEELAEEKQTSAFLQPVYHTTEKLKAHRIDSKVISKMMEALLKVAGPNIQESLSPALIDHYRLMDKRNALINIHFPETADKYNKAKFRLKFEELFYIQLRLFRQKVVRKADLKGQVFKQVPTLTEFYKNHLSFDLTHAQKRVVKEIYADLTSGKQMNRLLQGDVGSGKTIVAFITMLIAADNGAQSVLMAPTEILADQHYTGLKEYADKLGINIGKLTGSSKTKERKLLHEQLRSGEMKMIVGTHALLEDVVQFQNLGLCIVDEQHRFGVEQRSKLWRKNPRVIPHVLVMTATPIPRTLAMTLYGDLDVSVIDELPAGRKEIITTHRFDSHRLRVFQFIRDQIKLGRQVYIVYPLIEESEQMENYKDLMDGYESVKRAFPEFKVSMVHGKMKAQDKDYEMQRFVKNETQIMVATTVIEVGVNVPNASVMIIESAERFGLSQLHQLRGRVGRGADQSYCILMTGYKLSKDSKTRLETMVRTNNGFEIADIDLKLRGPGDLMGTQQSGVLDLLISDLAKDAPILQEARAAAQQVLQEDPLLEQPQNMNIRRHIQSLSVNAVNWSRIS; this comes from the coding sequence TTGAGCAACTTTTTTCATACGAAGATAGAGTTTTTGAAAGGTGTAGGACCTATGCGGGCAGAACTGCTGCAAAAGGAACTACAAATCTTTACCTATGGCGACCTGATTCAGCACTACCCGTTTCGTTACCTTGACCGCACACAATTTTATACAATCAGGGAACTGGACGAGAGCATGCCTTATGTGCAGGTGCGAGGGCGTGTGCGCGGAAAAGAGCTATTAGGTGAAGGCCGTAAGCAACGTTTAGCCGCCACCTTGGTAGATGAGCACGGCGATGAGATGGAACTGGTTTGGTTTAAGGGCGTGAAATGGATGCAGAAGACGCTGAAGAACCACACAGACTATATTGTGTTTGGTAAACCTACCTCTTTCAATGGCAAATTTAACATGGCCCACCCGGAGCTGGAGGAATTAGCCGAAGAAAAGCAAACCTCTGCCTTTCTGCAGCCCGTTTACCATACCACCGAAAAGCTAAAAGCTCACCGCATCGACAGCAAAGTGATCAGTAAAATGATGGAGGCACTGCTGAAGGTGGCTGGTCCTAACATACAGGAATCGCTATCGCCGGCGTTGATCGATCATTACCGTCTGATGGATAAGCGGAATGCGCTGATCAATATTCATTTTCCTGAGACAGCAGATAAATATAATAAGGCAAAATTCCGGCTTAAATTTGAAGAGCTCTTTTACATACAGCTGCGCCTCTTCCGCCAGAAAGTAGTGCGCAAGGCCGACCTCAAAGGACAGGTGTTCAAACAGGTGCCTACGCTTACCGAGTTCTACAAAAACCACCTCTCTTTCGACTTAACTCACGCGCAGAAGCGGGTAGTAAAAGAAATATATGCTGATTTAACTTCTGGCAAACAGATGAACCGCCTGCTACAGGGCGATGTGGGCTCCGGCAAGACCATTGTAGCCTTTATCACCATGCTGATTGCTGCCGACAATGGAGCACAGTCGGTGCTGATGGCTCCTACCGAAATACTGGCAGACCAGCATTATACCGGCCTTAAAGAGTATGCCGATAAGTTAGGCATCAACATTGGAAAGCTAACAGGCTCTTCCAAAACAAAAGAACGCAAGTTACTACACGAACAGCTCCGCTCCGGCGAAATGAAAATGATTGTTGGTACGCACGCCCTGCTTGAGGATGTGGTGCAGTTCCAGAACCTGGGGCTTTGTATTGTAGATGAGCAACACCGCTTCGGCGTAGAGCAGCGTTCTAAGCTGTGGCGCAAAAATCCACGAGTTATACCGCATGTGCTCGTGATGACAGCCACTCCTATTCCCCGCACGCTGGCCATGACGCTCTACGGCGACCTGGATGTATCGGTGATTGACGAGTTACCGGCTGGCCGTAAAGAAATTATTACCACCCACCGCTTCGACAGCCATCGTCTGCGCGTGTTCCAGTTCATCCGCGACCAGATAAAGCTGGGCCGCCAGGTGTACATTGTATATCCGCTTATAGAAGAGTCGGAGCAGATGGAAAACTACAAAGACCTGATGGATGGCTACGAAAGTGTTAAGCGTGCTTTCCCGGAGTTTAAGGTAAGCATGGTGCACGGCAAAATGAAAGCGCAGGACAAAGACTATGAAATGCAGCGCTTTGTAAAGAACGAAACACAGATTATGGTAGCTACTACCGTAATTGAGGTCGGCGTAAACGTGCCCAATGCTTCTGTGATGATTATAGAAAGTGCAGAGAGGTTTGGCTTATCGCAGTTGCACCAGTTAAGAGGACGGGTAGGCCGTGGTGCCGACCAGAGCTACTGCATTTTAATGACAGGCTATAAACTGAGTAAAGACAGCAAGACCAGACTAGAAACGATGGTACGCACCAACAACGGCTTTGAGATTGCCGATATAGATCTTAAGCTGCGTGGGCCGGGAGACCTGATGGGAACACAGCAAAGTGGCGTACTGGACTTACTTATATCAGATCTGGCAAAAGATGCCCCTATTCTTCAGGAGGCCAGAGCGGCGGCTCAACAGGTATTACAGGAAGACCCTTTACTGGAGCAACCTCAGAACATGAATATACGACGGCATATTCAGTCTTTGAGTGTGAATGCTGTAAACTGGAGCAGGATAAGCTAA
- a CDS encoding HU family DNA-binding protein, giving the protein MTKAEVISEIADKTGIDKADVQTTIEAFFKVVKDSMAEGNNIYVRGFGSFVNKKRAKKVARNISKNTSIIIDEHFIPSFKPSKTFIQKIKNSKKIKELAHS; this is encoded by the coding sequence GTGACTAAAGCAGAAGTAATATCAGAGATTGCTGATAAGACAGGAATTGATAAAGCTGATGTTCAAACTACTATTGAGGCATTCTTCAAAGTAGTGAAAGACTCAATGGCTGAAGGCAACAATATCTACGTGAGAGGTTTTGGTAGCTTTGTAAATAAGAAGCGTGCTAAAAAAGTAGCGCGTAACATTTCAAAAAATACGTCCATCATCATAGACGAGCACTTTATTCCGAGTTTCAAGCCGTCTAAAACATTTATTCAAAAAATTAAGAACAGTAAAAAAATCAAAGAATTAGCACATTCTTAA
- a CDS encoding single-stranded DNA-binding protein, which yields MASVNKVILIGNLGKDPEVRHLEGGVAVARFPIATSETFKDRNGQKQEKTEWHNIVLWRGLAEVAEKYLRKGQSVFIEGKIRTNQYQDKDGNQRYSTEIVADNMTMLGGRSDNGGGAGNYQDAYSSQSSGSSSSSSASGGASAFQNDEPDDLPF from the coding sequence ATGGCAAGTGTAAACAAAGTGATTCTTATCGGTAACCTGGGTAAAGACCCTGAGGTTAGGCATTTAGAAGGAGGCGTGGCTGTAGCCCGTTTCCCAATCGCAACATCAGAAACTTTTAAAGACAGAAACGGCCAGAAGCAGGAAAAAACCGAGTGGCATAATATTGTGCTGTGGAGAGGCCTGGCCGAAGTGGCTGAAAAATATCTCAGAAAAGGCCAGTCTGTTTTTATAGAGGGCAAGATCAGAACAAATCAATACCAGGACAAAGACGGCAACCAACGCTACAGCACCGAGATTGTAGCCGATAACATGACCATGTTAGGCGGCAGAAGCGATAACGGCGGCGGGGCAGGAAATTACCAGGATGCCTACTCTTCTCAAAGTTCGGGCAGCAGTAGCAGCTCTTCTGCCAGCGGCGGTGCCTCTGCCTTCCAGAACGATGAGCCGGACGACCTGCCATTCTAA
- a CDS encoding glycosyltransferase family 2 protein: MIPIFNERERIGAVLEVISRVKGIAQIVCVDDGSTDGTVAYLNAFWPQVQVVSLAVNQGKSSAIRQGLKAVQHEVVLLMDADLQDLKKEEIQDAVAAFHRYHSIDMIILRRVNAPWFVKFYRSDVLLSGERLIRKKDLEQILSQEVSRYQLEVAINRFMIKNHKVVRWMPWSAMNTYKTEKWGALEGSRKEFRMYVEIVYYVGLVHMFIQLASFTKQLGNSSQGASKYKLKKL, encoded by the coding sequence TTGATCCCTATTTTCAATGAGCGGGAGCGTATAGGCGCAGTACTTGAAGTAATATCGAGAGTAAAGGGTATTGCTCAGATTGTGTGTGTAGACGATGGTTCTACAGATGGTACAGTGGCATATTTAAATGCATTCTGGCCTCAGGTACAGGTGGTGAGCTTAGCAGTTAACCAAGGGAAATCCTCTGCTATCCGGCAGGGGTTAAAAGCTGTGCAGCATGAGGTGGTGCTGCTAATGGATGCCGACCTGCAGGATTTAAAGAAAGAGGAGATACAGGATGCCGTGGCCGCATTTCATAGGTATCATTCCATAGATATGATCATCCTGAGAAGAGTGAATGCGCCATGGTTTGTAAAGTTTTACAGAAGCGATGTTCTGCTATCTGGCGAAAGGCTGATCAGAAAGAAAGATCTGGAGCAGATCCTGAGCCAGGAGGTAAGCCGCTACCAGTTAGAAGTAGCTATAAACCGCTTCATGATCAAAAACCATAAAGTAGTGCGTTGGATGCCTTGGTCTGCCATGAACACTTATAAAACAGAAAAGTGGGGGGCATTGGAAGGCTCCCGGAAAGAGTTCAGGATGTATGTTGAAATAGTGTACTATGTTGGTCTTGTACATATGTTTATTCAACTGGCCTCTTTTACAAAACAACTCGGAAACTCTTCCCAGGGAGCATCGAAATATAAACTCAAAAAACTTTAG